The Xylophilus rhododendri region GGCTACGCCTTTCTGGGATTTCACGTCGAACATCACCTACATCCGCATCTGGGGCCAGAACACTCCCATCAACACGTCGATTGATGTGATCGGCGCATGGACCCCGACCATCGTCAAGCCGCAAATCTGCCTCGAATTCGAGCTGGCCGAATTCGCCGAGTCTCCGGCCAACGTGCTGCGCTGGCTCAATGCTGGCCTGGGCGCATCGGTGCGCGCCACCTCGCTTCCGTCTGCGCGGACCACAAGCATCGTCGCTACTCTCAAGTCGTTGTATGACGCCGGAGCCGACATCTACAACGGCTCGCAATCCCGCACGTCGCTGAACGGCTCTAGCACCGAGGCCCTGCTGCGCTCTGAGATGGGCTTGGCCGCCGCCTGGATCGCCAGCAAGGGCTGGATTCGTGGCGCCGACACGTTCAGCACCATCGGTAAGAGTTCCGGCCCCGCTGCCCTGATGCGCAAGGTGGCGGCTCAGTTCAATATCCGGCGCGGCGACGATGGCAATTCGCGTGCGAACGTCTTCACGGCTGGTCCTGCTGGCTTCGACACTCCGATGCACATGCCGGCGCGGGGATACAACGGCCCGACCGTCTATATCAACTACGTCGAGGCTGCGAAGGCCACCGGCGGCATCCTGAAGAATTTCGTGCATGGCGTCACGGCTTACACGGGGGCGCTGCCGGTGCCCGATGCCGCCAACCCTATTGGCGGCGGCGGTATGTGGGCGCAAGACATGGACATTCTCATCCCGTATCTGCAAGCGCAAGTCGCTGCGGGCGAGATCGACGTCGTTGGCTGCGGTCAACTTAGCGCTTTCCTGGATGGCCTGGGTTGACCGCCATGCCCCTCACCGTCGATACCGGCGCCGGCAATCCGGCTGCAGACTCCTTCGTCAGCCTGGCTGACGCCACGGCCTACCACTCCTCGATAGGCAATACAGCCTGGGCCGATCTCGCCCCCGATGTGCAGGAGCAGCGCCTGCGCCGCGCCACTGCCTTCATGGAGCAGGCCTACCGCATGCGCTGGGCCGGCACCCGCGTCACGTCCACCCAGGCGCTGTCCTGGCCGCGAGCATGGGTGCCCATGCCCGACGCGCCGGGCGGCTACGGTTCCCTGCCGGCCTACTACCCGATCGACAGCGTGCCGGTGGCGGTGCAGCGGGCCTGTGCTGAGTTGGCGCTGAAGGCTGCGACCAGCAGCAGCCTGGCGCCGGACGTGAAGCCGCTGGCCACCCGCGTGAAGGTCGGCCCCATCGAGAAGGAGTACGCCGCCGGCAGCCGGCAGACGACACGCTACGGCGCGGTCGAGGGCATGCTAGCGCCGTTCTTTGCCACGTCGGGCGGCATGGTGCGGGTGGTGCGAGCGTGAAGGGCTGGCTCGATCGAAGCCTGATCGTCGGGCCGTACCTGACGTTGTGCCTGTCGGAGGTCGAGTTCCGGCGCGCAATGAAGCGTTGCACCGTCGCCGTTGCCGACCAGCCAGCCTGGATCCGCAACGACCAGTCGGACGCGACCGTGCACTGGCTGACCAACCCGAAAGGGTGCCTAGTCTGCATCGTGTGCGTCCGCCCGCGGGCTGACACGACCGGCATCCAAGTCGCCGCCATGCTGGTCCATGAGGCAGTCCACATCTGGCAGCGGTTCCTGCTGGACATCGGTGAGGACCAGCCCTCTGCCGAGTTCGAGGCCTATTCGATCCAGGCCATCTCGCAGCGCCTGATGGAAGCCTACGCGGAGCGCACGTCATGAGCGACTTCTACGATGACCTGGCGGCAACGGCGGTAGAGCTGTTGGAAGAACTCGGCCAGGAGATCGCCCTGGCGCGCGGCGGCCTGCGCTTCTCCGCTGCCGGCGTGGCCCTCGACTACGCCCAGCGCGACATCGACGGCAGCCGCATCAAGTGGGGTGATCGCCGCGTCTACGTGGCGCCGGACCTGGGTACGGCTCCCGTGTCGGGCGACCAGCTGCGGCTCGCCGACGGCACGGTGCTGCTGGTGATCGCTTCGCGGCCGCTGGCGCCGGACGGAACCATAGTGCTGCACGACGTGCAGGTCCGGGGCGCCTGATGACCTTCGCCGCGCAGATCGCCTTGTTTGCTTCGAAAACGAAACTGGGCATGGACACTGTCGTCCGCAAGGTCGCCTTCGACCTTGGCTCCGCGCTGGTCATCAAGTCGCCCGTCGATAGCGGGCGCTTCAAGAACAACTGGCAGATTGGAGTTGGGTCCGTGAATCTGGCCATCGATTCGGCCAACGACCCCAGCGGTGCGGCCGCGCTGACCCGCTTGGCGGCTTCCATCGCCACGGTGAAGGCTGGAGGCGTGCTCTACCTCACCAACTCGCTTCCCTATGCTCAGCGCCTGGAATATGGCTGGTCCAAGCAGGCTCCGGCCGGCATGGTGCGCACCACGACGGCCGAGTACGGCACCTACCTTCGGAAGGCCATCGCCTCATGAGCAATGCCGTCATCCGCGCCGAGTTCGAAGCGCGCCTTGCAGCATGGGCCGCCACCCAGGTGCCGCCGCTGGCCATCGCTTTCCAGAACCAGGCTTTCACACCGCCTGCGGCCGTATTCGGCAGCCCCGCCCCGACATACCTGCGCTGCTTCCTGATCCCGGCCATGACCGACAGCCTCACGCTGGCCGGCAATCACCGGCAGTACCGCGGCGTGTTCCAGGTCTCCATCGTGCTGGCGCGCGACGTCGAATCCACCGCGGCCGAAGCCTTTATCCCTGCGCTCGACGCGCTGTTTTCAGTGGCAGTGCCGGCCGTGCGCGCCGGGCTGCGGATCCTGGTGATGAAGCCCATGAGCGCCGCTGCCGCCATTTCCGAGGACGACCGCCAGGTCATCCCTGTTTCCTGCCGCTACCAAGTCGACACCGTTTGAGGACCACCACCATGACCACCCAGCTCCAAGCTCTGCACGCATTCACCAGCCCCGAGGGCGACTTTGCCGCCGGCGCCACGTTCGAAGTCGAAGACAAAGACCGCGTCAAATTCCTGATCGACGGCTGCTACGCCAAGCAGATCACCAAGACCGAGGCCAAGGCCATCGCCGAGGCTTCGACCGGCTCCGACGCCTGAAAGAACCCTGCCCGCGAGGGCAGCCACAGCCCGCTCGGCATCGTGCCCGGCGGGCTTTTTTATGCCCTCGCGGGCCTCCTTTGAAAGGCAAGCACCATGCCCTCCGCAGTTGAAACCGTCGCCGGCACCAAGATCGGCATTTCGGCGGCCGCGCCCGCAACC contains the following coding sequences:
- a CDS encoding DnaT-like ssDNA-binding protein, encoding MPLTVDTGAGNPAADSFVSLADATAYHSSIGNTAWADLAPDVQEQRLRRATAFMEQAYRMRWAGTRVTSTQALSWPRAWVPMPDAPGGYGSLPAYYPIDSVPVAVQRACAELALKAATSSSLAPDVKPLATRVKVGPIEKEYAAGSRQTTRYGAVEGMLAPFFATSGGMVRVVRA
- a CDS encoding HK97 gp10 family phage protein, with amino-acid sequence MTFAAQIALFASKTKLGMDTVVRKVAFDLGSALVIKSPVDSGRFKNNWQIGVGSVNLAIDSANDPSGAAALTRLAASIATVKAGGVLYLTNSLPYAQRLEYGWSKQAPAGMVRTTTAEYGTYLRKAIAS
- a CDS encoding phage tail terminator-like protein, with translation MSNAVIRAEFEARLAAWAATQVPPLAIAFQNQAFTPPAAVFGSPAPTYLRCFLIPAMTDSLTLAGNHRQYRGVFQVSIVLARDVESTAAEAFIPALDALFSVAVPAVRAGLRILVMKPMSAAAAISEDDRQVIPVSCRYQVDTV